AAATGCCCGGCGACGGCGGTGTATTCGAACTGTTGCCCGGTCGCAGGGTCGACCGTGTGAACCTCCGCGCCGATGGTCCGGAGGTTGGCCGCGAATCGCTCCTCCGCCAAGTGGCCGGTTTCGAACAGCCGAAGCATTCGGCCAGCGAAGGCTTCCTTCCCGGCCCAGCGGAAATCGAACCAGAGCTTTCGCGCGCACGGATGGCCGATCTGGGACGCGCCCAGCCGTTGCGATAGGCGGGACTTTTCCGCCTTCTCATATGCCGCGTATATCGCGGCGACTGTGGCTGAATCTTCGGGCGGTTCGGGTAACTTCGCCATGCTTTCTCCTGCTAAAGCCGGCGGTGACTGTTACGCCACCACCGACCGAAAGGGGGACGGTTACGACGCCTTTCGAGCCCATGGCGGTTTGCCGGTAGACGCCGCCGCGCCCGCTGCCGCAGGCTTGGCGACCGGCGGCACGGTGCTGCGCGGCGCCGTGGCACCCGATAGGCTCGAATAGCCCTTGATCTCGTTGCGCGGCGAGTACTGCCCATCGCCCGGCTTCACGATGACGTGAATGATGCACGGGATGTTGTGCAGCTCCGCCGAGTCCGAAACCCGCAGCTTGCCGACGGCGTGACAGATGGCCGACAGGTCCTTCCGGGCGATCTCGACCGCCGTCGCGTTTGGGTTGTCCAGGTTGAGGTTCGACCAGACCTTACGGCCCTTGAACTCACCGTCGGTGATGGTCCACGTCATCGCGAGCCGCTGCCCGGTGCCCGCGGCGGTGGCCTTCATCTCCGATTCGGTGATCATCGCTTCGTACTGGTCGGGCGGGATCGGCGTCATCGGTGCCGAGGGTTCCACGTTGTTCGCGTCAAAGTCTAAGTTTGCCATGATGTTTTCCTTTTCTGAGAGGGTTACAGTGTCCGTGTCCGTTTCGGGGCTCACGCCCCGCGTCACGCGGCCGGTGCCGCCTGCGATGCCTTGGTGACCTCCGCCATGAACTCTTGCCAGTTCATGGGGATCTCGTATGGCAGTTGCCCGTACGCGCCACGGCCGCCGCCAGGATGCGCCGGCCGTTTTTGCGTGTAGATCTTTCGCTCGTTCGTGCTCGTAGCGCGGCTCGCCTTTTTGTTGAACCCCGCGTCCTGCTTGTTCACGATCGTCTTCACGTTCGCGAACAGGATGGAATCGGCCCAGCGAAACAAGGCGTTGCTGGCCTTCTCCTGTACATCGAACAGGTAGGTGTCGTACGGGTCCGCGAGCGGATCGTTAAACACCTTTACCTTGACGTGCCCGATGATGATCGTGGCCATGCCGCGTTCCTCGCGAAGCGCGTCGAGCCCGTCCATCAGTTCCTGCCAAAGCTTCAGGGCCTCCACGTAGCCCTTGCCGAACCCGCCACCGACACGCTCGATAGACGGGACACCGGCGTTCGCGCACGTCTGTTCCCAGACCAGCCGCTCGAGCGTGCTGGCGGAGTCGATCACGACCGTCTTGTGATCGTGCTCCTCCTGGTACAACACGCGGATCGCTTCGAGCACGTCCGCGTACGACCGGGCGGTGGGGAACTTCGCCACGTCCAGGTCGTCGATGCCTTCCTCTCCCTTGATCGGAATGAAAACAGGATTCTCGGCGCCGCCGGCGAACGTGGACTTTCCGATCTTTTCCACGCCCAACAGGACGATGCGAGGGGCCTTCAAAGCCCGTCCCTTACTGATGCTGGCCAAACTGAGTGCCATGCTGTCCCTTCCTTTCAAACTTCCCGCCAGCCGTTAGGCCGCCGGGTCGTCGTGTGCGGTGGTCGCTTGTCACAGTCGTGCCGTCCGCCCACTGGTTGTGTCGATCTAAGAGCCACCGCCGCGGGTTAGGCGGCCGTGGCCCGCTCGTGGGTTATTGCATCACATCCATCGTGACCAATCCGCCCGCGGGCTTTTCCGTTTCAACCACCTGCGCCGCTGCCCTGTTCTCGCGCCGGATGGTTCGGTAGACCTCTTCGCGATGAACGCCGACGTCTTTCGGGGCAGTTATGCCCAGCCGCACCTTGTCCCCGCGGACGTCGACGATCGTGATTTCGATGTCGTCGCCGATCATGATTCGTTCCAGTCGTTGTCGTGATAAAACCAACATGGCGGCGTCCTTTCCGGTTGATCCCCTCAAGTGCTGGCCGGGCCGTGGGTGTGAGCCCGGCCAGTTGGGGAGGGGGAAACGTTGCTTCGTTACTCGAACCGGTCGCCCGTATGCTTTGCGTCCCACTCCGCCTGCTCTTGCTCGTCGGTCTTCAGCTCCGGCCGGTCGATGTCGTCCATCAGGCGATTCAGGCACCGTGCGATGTGCTCGGGGTGGTAGTGCTCCTCCAGCCGGTGCCGCCGGACGACGACCGCGGCCTGCTCGAGCGTGGGCCGTTCGGGCGCCGGCTGGTGGATCGCGGTGGTTTCGGTTTGTTGTTTGGTCATGTTCAGTCTCGCTGGTTTGTTGTTGATGCCGCTGACGATGTCCGCGATATGGTCGATCAACGCAGCCGCTCCGCTTCCGCATGCCGCGTCTTCACGAGGTCCTTCTTCAGTTCCAGCAGCCGCGTGTAGATGCCGTCGGCGGTGTCGGCCTCCAGGTCGTCCATGATGTCGGTCAGCTCGTCGGCGATATCGACCCGCGCGCACCATCGGCGGTCGACGTGGACCTTGTCGGGCTGGTACGTGCCGAACGCCGGGACGAAACTCATGCGGGGCTCTCCGCTCTCGTCAGCGAATGCCGTTGACGACCATGGGCTGTGGGGGTTAGTGTCGATCATGTCGTACCTCTCTGTTAGGTGCGGCCGTGCCGACGGGTGCTACTAACACCGCGTCGGTTTTTGTTTGCCCTGCCGGAACGTCCGGGGAGGGCCTTCAATCGCCCCACCACCCCGTTAAGGCTGGCGGGCGAACACGTGGAGTCGTCCCTACACCACCTTCATTCGCTGCCGGGGCAGGTTCGCCTTGATCTGCTGCAGCGTCACAATCGCGTCCGATGCCAACGCATCAATCTGCTCGGATTCCGGCACCGTCACGTTGTTGTCTTCCGTCGCCGCGTGAACCGCCTTCAGCGTGGCGTGTGCCTCGCCGTTGGCCCTTACCGCGTGGGCCAGCATGTCGCCGCCGTCCGAGTCGGGCGCGAAGCAGACGATCAGCCCCGTGCTGGCGAACGCCGCCTGCCCGACGTGGAGGCGGACGTCGCTCTGCATGCGCTGCAGCCACAGGTTGACGGTTCGGTAGGTGGGGTCGGTGTTGCCTGCGAGGTAGTTGTAGACCGTGCGTTCCTCGCAACCGGCCCAATGCGCCAGCTGCTTCACCGTCAGCTCGCCCGCGTCGATGTAGTGCTGTAGGGCGGCGACCAGCGATCCGAAGTTCATTGCGTTCTTAGTCATGGAAGTGAAATCCGTTTCGTGGGCCTGCGGCTATCGTTAGATGCGTTACTTAGGCGGCGGCGTTCGGGTTACGAGCGTCGTTGGCGCTCACCGGTTGGTTGCCGGTGGCGGTGAGCTGCGGCCGAAGGGATTCCAGTTGAACGAATCGCTCTTTGGCCACGTCGCGCAACGTCTTCGTGAGGGTCTTGTGGCCCCGGCGCTGTCGCTCCGCCTCAACCTGTCGCTCGAACTCTTCATCACGAATGTTGATTGCCATGATGAGGCGATTATGTAGCGATTTAGTACCGAAGTCAAATATATTTGTAGCGATTTTGTATCGCATCGCTACGCATTGTTGCCTAAATCGTTACAGTGTCGTAACTAATGAGGGAATGCCGGTGTTTGGAGACGCGTTCAATAAGTTGGTCACCGAAGAATTGCGGTGGTCGATCCGTCGTTTTTCGGCACAGACAGGATTGAGCACCAGCACGTTCAATCGCATCAAAGCGATGGACTCGCCTCGCGAGCTCTATCCTTCAACGGTTGAGAAGATTACTGCGGGGCTCGGGTGGTCAACCGCGGAGTTCAATAGCTGGTGGGCCGGCGTGCAGTACGGCGACCCCGTGCGACGGCTGCGAGCGCGCATGATCGATATGCGGGTGAGCGTCGAACAACTGGCCGACGCGACGCAGCGCGGCTTCGATGCCGTTGGCGCGGCGCTTGAGAATCCGCGCATCATGAGCCGCGAACTGTTTGAGGAACTGAGGGCGGCGCTAGACCGAATCGGTAGGGAGCGTGCGGAAGGGACCGCCAAGCCCAAGGGGGACGCGGGGGCGGGCGGGAAGTCAAAGGCGGGGTGAGGGGCGAGGGGTACGGTCTTAACTTTTTGGGAGGGTTATGTCTGACAAAATCGGCCTGAACGCGTACGTGGTGAAGATGCGTAAGCGCATGACAGCTTCGGATCTGGAAAGTTCCCTCGGTGGCCCGCACGATGCGACGGCAGTGTTCTACGACTACCTGAACCAGCGACGAACTACCACGACGAAGGTTCAGCGAACATCGACCGCGTTCTCGGTGATCCGGCTGGAGAAGGACGAGACGATTCCATCTGTGCATGGCCTTATTGAGTTTGGAGAGTACGGCCGCGCGGCTACGCTGAAGGATGTAGAAAGCGGTTCCACGACACACCGAAAAGGTAGGAACGAAAGCGAGTTCTCCCCCCGTTATTTTCGAGCCCACTTCCCGAACGGGCGAACGCGCGGTGTGTTCCTCGTTCAGCAAAATGGCAGCGACAAGACCAAGGCTACGATCGAGAACGACCTTCGGTCTTACTGCGAAAATTGCGAGCTGACCTTGGCGATGAACCCGCTCACTCACCAGGAGGCGCTGGAGAAGTTTCTAGGCCAGGGCCAGGCCAAGACCCTTCGCGTTACTCGTTATGTTCGGAATCAATTTTCGGACGAGATTCTGAGGGGAATGAAGGTTGATGGCGAGCAGCTGGATCAGGGCGCCGAGGTGGAAATTGTGATTCGACACTCCAATCTGGTCAAGCGAATCGGAGCCGCCGCGCTCAGTGTGTCACAGCGGGCAACCGCCGCAAGGGATCTGATCGAAATCGCTGGATTGGACGGATACGATGATGTTGCGGTCGACGTCCAGCTGGCAGGAAAGACCCGAAAGATGAGTTTGACAAGTGCTGGTGGGACAGCTATGCGATACGACGTGACGAACGATATTGAACTGGACGGGGACGGACACCCAACCTATTCGTCAATAGACACTTACGCGAAAAAATTATGTCGAGACTTGGTGGACAAAATCGTCTAGAATCCATGCCATGACACGGTTCTTCAACATTGGACCGATTGTCTGGGACCATTTCCGTCCCTTCCGTTTTGGGGAGAAACGGCAAACGAGTTTCCAGCACATCGCCGTCTTTCTCGTGATTCCGATCCTATTCGGGGTCGCGCTATCGTTTTGGAAGCCGGCCGGAGCTCGCTCACAGCAGGCCGCGTTCATGACTGCCTACTCCTTGGTGGCGGCCGTGATGCTGGCTCTTTTGCCGGTCGTCCAAAGCATTCTTGGTTTTACCCCTATCGACCGAGAGCGAGTGTTTTTGGAGCGAGATAAGCCACTTTGGAGAGAACAGGTCATTCGCCTTCAGGTGTTACGAGAGCTCTACTCTGAGATCTCGTTTGCTGTCCTAATACTTGTCGTATCGTTGGCTCCAGCTATGGCTGCAGGCGCTAGCGCTCTGCCGCTTTGGGCTCTTCAGGGGTTGAGTGCTTTCGTCTACTCCGTCGGATTCTCTGCTGCGATCGCTTGCGTACACATAATGACCAATGTGTATCTGGTTTTGGATGCGCAAGCCAAAGAGGCGACTCGCTTTCTCGACAAGGCGAACCCTGACGCCGCTCATCCCTCTCAAGAGAATCGGATGTCGAGCGGTTCATCTGCGGCATGAAAAAGGCCGTTCCTCCCTGAACGGCCACTGCGTCAATCTACCCCGCCGCCACCCCGTACTTCTCCGGCTCCGACGCCAGGCAGTACAGCACCGTCGCCCAGAACCGCAGCGGCGGCACGTCCGGATCGCCCGTCAACAGGTGCGGGTATCGTTCCTCAAACGAGCGTACCAGCGCCTTGCGCGCCGCCTCGCTGCCCAGCCCGTAGACGTGGATCAACTTCAGTTCGAACTGCATGGCCGACGTCGGCGTTTCATCTGTCGGTTCGACCCCGCGCCGTTCGATGTCCTCGTGTGTCTGCACCGTTGAACGCGGCGTCCGCTTCATCCGCTCGGGGTTCAACTCCCCTTCCACGTAGATCCCGCCCAGCTGCTCGGGGAACGCCAGCCGCAGCACGCCGGCCTCGGCGCACTTGCCCAGCATCGTGTGGGGCATCGTCCGCCAGCAATCACTTTCCGGGTTCTCGCGTTCGCCCCATCGCACCGTGTGCGCGTACAGGAACCGCTCGCCGTTCAACAGCCGGTAAGCGTACGCGGTGGCGCTGACGAGCCTGCCCTCGCCGTCCTCCGCGAACTTCGTGACCTCGTTGCCAGCGTACTGGCCGGTGCGGTGCGCGATTGTGCGGATGCCCTCGATCGTCAGTTCGAACTCGACGACGCGATGCCCCGCGGCGCCGGGGCAGTCCCGGAATTTGGGGTAGACCGTCCTGCTCCAAGCGTTGAGGTTGTGCTTCGCGCAGAAGTCCAGCATGTGCCGGTATTCCTCGCGGGACAGTTCGGGGAACCGGCTACGGCGGTGCGCCTCTTCCGATTCCGTCAGTACCACCTTCACGCCATCGTCGGAACTCTTAGCCATCACGGCCTCCCGTTGTAAATCCCCATCCGTGGATGTGTTCGGTCTTCTACAGGGAGGGATTATACTCCATAAGTACGGGAAGTGTTAGGATAAAGTCACTTATCCCCACCCTGTCCACCAAGATTGTGTTTCTGGCCCGAACCGGGATAGGCTACGCCCCATGCTCCGCCGCCTCTGGTCGATCCTCGCCACGTTCGCCCGCGACGTCTACGACTTCGCGTTCCCGC
This region of Tepidisphaeraceae bacterium genomic DNA includes:
- a CDS encoding DUF669 domain-containing protein, which encodes MANLDFDANNVEPSAPMTPIPPDQYEAMITESEMKATAAGTGQRLAMTWTITDGEFKGRKVWSNLNLDNPNATAVEIARKDLSAICHAVGKLRVSDSAELHNIPCIIHVIVKPGDGQYSPRNEIKGYSSLSGATAPRSTVPPVAKPAAAGAAASTGKPPWARKAS
- a CDS encoding ATP-binding protein, whose product is MALSLASISKGRALKAPRIVLLGVEKIGKSTFAGGAENPVFIPIKGEEGIDDLDVAKFPTARSYADVLEAIRVLYQEEHDHKTVVIDSASTLERLVWEQTCANAGVPSIERVGGGFGKGYVEALKLWQELMDGLDALREERGMATIIIGHVKVKVFNDPLADPYDTYLFDVQEKASNALFRWADSILFANVKTIVNKQDAGFNKKASRATSTNERKIYTQKRPAHPGGGRGAYGQLPYEIPMNWQEFMAEVTKASQAAPAA
- the csrA gene encoding carbon storage regulator CsrA; translation: MLVLSRQRLERIMIGDDIEITIVDVRGDKVRLGITAPKDVGVHREEVYRTIRRENRAAAQVVETEKPAGGLVTMDVMQ
- a CDS encoding recombinase RecT, with amino-acid sequence MAKSSDDGVKVVLTESEEAHRRSRFPELSREEYRHMLDFCAKHNLNAWSRTVYPKFRDCPGAAGHRVVEFELTIEGIRTIAHRTGQYAGNEVTKFAEDGEGRLVSATAYAYRLLNGERFLYAHTVRWGERENPESDCWRTMPHTMLGKCAEAGVLRLAFPEQLGGIYVEGELNPERMKRTPRSTVQTHEDIERRGVEPTDETPTSAMQFELKLIHVYGLGSEAARKALVRSFEERYPHLLTGDPDVPPLRFWATVLYCLASEPEKYGVAAG